In Cryptococcus neoformans var. neoformans B-3501A chromosome 3, whole genome shotgun sequence, the DNA window CAGACGATAAGGTCAATTGGCGGAATGCACGATGCAAGTTCTTTGCTTTGAATGAAAGATTAGAAGCTTATTATCTGAGCAAAGTCTTGAGAGCTTACACGACTTTGCGAAGCTGAATACCGTAAGTTGAGTCAGTTTTAAAGATACAGGAGGGTAAGAAAACGACCCGCCCTTTCGTAACCAATGATCAGAACATGTTGgtgcttgttgttgacctACGATGTCTTTTAGCGTGCGTCGTTCATGGCTAAAACAGCTGCTCACAAAAGACGATACCCTATAATCTGTACCATCGGCCACCAGAACGTTCACTCGCCTATCCACCCTGTGCAATGATCAGCAGCATACTCCATTACTGCATTCAGCCACTCACCATTTCTTGAACTCTTTGCGCCAATTGTCCACCAACGTTACCGGACACACAATGATCGCTTTGCCGATACTATACGAAGCAGTAAGCAATAAATGTCAGTGTTATGACGTCCAGAAGCAAAAGACTGAGACGCACATGGATGTTTGATTGGCAAAGGGAGACTGCTCTGTGAAATCATTAGGCAAGGCTTACCTTCTGAAGGACGGCTGCACCTACTCAGCATGGTGTAAATGAGTGCTATTGTTTGAAGCGTCTTGCCCAAACCCATCTCATCCGCAAGGATGCATCCTTCGCCTTCCGCACCGGTCATCCCCATGACACACGAGTACATAAACTAATGGGAGTTATTATCGTTGAGCTATCCTGTGCTGATGGCAATACTGACTTTGACACCTTCTTTCTGATGGTCCCGCAATAAGTTCCCCAAGACGGGGTCAAGCACCACATCCACGATGGTTGTGCCTCTGTATTATCTGTCAGCATTTATCCAGCAAAAAAATAATGAGACTTACTTCAATTTAGCCAGCTTTTCCCCAGGCCTGGGCATCACCACTGCACCTTCAGCATGAGGGTTGAATAACGCTCCCCCCCATTGTAGCCTCTCCTTGttgctcttctctcccaatACAATCCTTTCATTGAATGGTTTAGGTGATTGTCTCGTATAAAATGATGAAGCAGCAACTGCTCGTTGGGCGGCTGCGGGTGTTGGGATGGAGcgctttgaagatgaggaaatggGTGACTGGTGGTGTTCATTGTTGACAATTTCCATAGTTGATGGCTTTGCTGGGGTCAAATTTGCTTTCTGTATGGGAGGTCTAAAGGGCTTTGTGAATGATGCAGGTCGGTAGCCGGTGCTTTTGATTGTTGGGATAACTTTAGGCCTGTTGAGAATACTGGTACTAGCTTTGAATCTGAAAAGGTTTTAGATAAATTTAATGGCATGGTGCGCGCGAACGTACTGGTCCTGTTGCAATACATGATCTACCATGATCTCATATCCACCGATCTTAAATTCGGCTTCTGGCTTGATCACCTTATCCCCAACATTGGTAGCGGCCATTCTGGAGGAAAATTCAATGCTCGAACTCAAGGTTCTCCACGATAACTCACTGAtttccatcctcgtcaAGCATTACAATCCTGTTACCTTCTACCTTGATGTTGGCATCCCCATCCCAAGTTTCTAGATTAGAAAACAAATGTCAACTATACAACCCTTGATGACCTTAGGCAACGCCATCACAAGACATTACTTACTATGCTTCTTAAATTGGGGTTTCCTCCTGTGGTAGGTCAGGAAAGTGTATTTAGATCATCATCTGGTACTCACCACTGCACGGCAAAATACAATACCGGCGCTAATAAAGTGTCGACAGCCCCATGGACCTTCGTATCTATTTTGCCGTCACCAGGTACAGCTCTAgcctcctctctttcgttcttcttccctatTTTTATGGGGTCGGCCCCTAGTTCGCTAATCAAGCGTGCTGATCTGGGAGGTAAAGGCGTGAGTGGTATGGGTTTGAGAGTTGGAATGGGAGCATCTCGTTCTGAATCGGAGCCTGAGTTTTCCGAGCAAGAATCTGGAACATATTCCTGTTGGCTAGGAATAGAGTCTATGATGGCACCGAGACTGCGCCTGGGCTTGATCGTTCCGATTGTCATGTCGTGGTGTTGAATGTACTACCCGATATCGAGCGAAAGagacgaaaaagagaggaaaagaggacgaaagaagaaagatggcAGCGCACTTGGCGGCTGCAGGCGATCAAAATGATCGCGTCCGCGAAACAACATTAATTGCTTGACAAATAGTCGCGTCAACCACCATCGCCACCAGGCGGTAGGCGCCGCCGCCTTCCAGCCACGTGCCCATGTAACTCGGGAGGAGGCaagcgaggaagaacaCCGGACCAGCTTGTGAATGCAACCGAGCTACGCAAGATTCCAGGCATGGGTATTTACATAGCTATCATACAGCGGTGCTTAATGATACAACATGCGATACAGGAGTCGCCCCATTACAGCGAATGATGctcatctcatctcctcctgAATAAcgcctttccctttctcaATCCACTCGCAGGGCCTTGAGTACGGCTACCTACCATGCCCTGTTCTTCTAAACACATCCTGGCCAGTTTGAGGTGATAAGGTTGAAGAGGCCCTGTGGGATGGGCGGAATGGGGCTGGAGATCCTTGGCTAATACGCGGTTATACTGCCATACCAATTATGAGAGTCTTGAAATAACTTACCCATTTCTATAACGTCTGCAACAAATACCTTGGCCATACCAGCTACAACTTGAGATAGCTGGGGTGGACAATGTTGGTCAAACAGGTCACGATTTAACTGAGGACAGTCAGCCTGGGTGATTCACAATAGTGTGCGGGACATACCCTTTTAATGGCATTCTTGTTGATGGCTACAGTGCTGAAAGTATCAAACCTTCTGGCCTGCTCCTCATCCATTTGACCCCTCAATAGGCTGGTAGAACTTGCCTCAGCAGCAAAACAGATAAGGAAATAAATGTTCACTCACAACGTCTCggctcttctcttcttgccctttttttcaattTCATCGTCTGcatctctcttttttccctttccttttcccactGCACCGGCCAAATTCACTCCTAGTGTACCTATTCCGATACCAACACCGACatcatttccttcatcatcgtcatcatccttctccccctccaAATCCGGatccacatccacatccactAATCTTTTTCTCGAATGGGAGATGTCAAGAAGATCAGAGTCATCGacatcgtcttcttcgtcgagCGCTTCTCGTTCAAGAGCCTGACTAGCTTTAGGCGTGAAGGAGGGGCGGCtaggaagggcaagagaCATGATTCGACTGCGTAATGTATATAAGAATGGTGTGATAGTGGCAAGACAATCCAAGAGAGGTGTTGGCGTAGGTGGGGCTGTTTTCACTCAGATAATACAGGTACCATCCGCCGTTGTAATTTATTTATCATTCGTTGCTGTCGGTTTCCTGGTTTCCGTCGGTTGGTGCGTCGCGGCGGGGCCAGTTTTCTAATGTTTTTAACACTTCGCAAAATAATCCAAGGCGCATCACTACTTTCATCGCACACATATCCGGTTCGTAAATAGGGTTCTCTCCTCACTAAAAAACATTAGAAACACTCTATTTGGATAACTCGGCTTCATTTCGTCTTCGAACACGCGCCATGTTTGGTCTACGGATAGGGACGGCCACTCTCTCCGCGTCCCAAGCCGTTCGCTCAGCGAATTCGATGCCGACCTCCCGGAAGTTATCCACCCTGATTTCTACTTTTACCCCGAGATCCGCTCTAGTTTCGTCTATTGAGAGGCCTTCATTAGCCTCTAGCAAAGCAGTAAGGCAGAATCAATTGAGACTATTGTCATCTGCCACCATTACCCAAACTGCTGTTGACTCGCAGTTGGCTTCCCCGGTCGATTTGCCCCTAGAGCCCCTCCATGAACCTCTTTTACAGCCAgcctccacttttctcGACCCGTTGATTCACCCCCTTTCCGAAGCACTTCTATCTATTCCGCATCCATTGGGATACGGGACGACCTTAATTCTTCTCACTGTTATTGTGCGTACGGCATTCACCTTGCCAGTTTCTCTTTGGCagaaaaaaagagcaaagaagatgcaAAGTGTTGTTGCTCCTGAGATGAAGGTAATCAATGAGCAATTGGCGGAAACGGTTGCCAAAGAATgtagaaaaaaaggtgtgGGATACGCGGAGTACCTGATTGAGCTTAGACGGCAGGTCAGTTTTTCATCATGTGCTGAATTGTTATCGGTCTAATGGCTTGTGTTCAGCTTCGCAAGGCTCAAAAAGCTGTACATAAGAAACATAATATACATCCCTGGGTAACTACGTGGGCCCCGCTAGTCGCCCACATTCCCATTTTTGTAACCCTATCTCTTACCATTCGCCGTGCACTCGACCTTCCCGGTTCGCCCATGGCATCCGAGAGCTTTTTATGGCTTGACTCTTTGGGACAGGCAGATGGATATGGCATTTTACCTCTAGTGGGTATGGCTGTAGCATTCGGTAACGCGGAGGTGGTGGGTAGACGAGTGAAGGACGTGAGGGACGCTTTGGAAGGCAAAGTATcgaatgagaagaaggctgggCTCTCTGCGACACCACAATCCAGGCGTATACCCAAACCTGAAAGTCCTAAAGGTGATATTAATGCCCGTCCATCCCCCCTTTTTGCACGCTCGCCTCCGGCCAATACAGGGTCCACTTCTCATAATAACCAGACTCGAGGgttgtccacttccattTCATTGAATGCTCAGCGCCAGGCCAGATGGAAAGCACCAACAAACTCATTAATcaaggaaaaagatgacGGTTTTGTGGAGGTTGGTCCCAATGACAAGCCACCTACTTTTTCTCTGGCCAGACAGGCAGAGTTCAGAAGGTCAATCTTCGCCAATATTTTGAGGTTCAGCGCTATTGGCTTTGCGATGATTGCTAGTCAAATGCCAAGCGTGAGTCTTAGCATCAAATGTATTGAAAGCTAATAGGATGCGTCTTCATAGGGGGTTGTGTTGTATTGGTTCACGTCGCTGTGTTACAGTTTTATACAAAACTTCTTCCTGACCGTTTTGCCTCAATTGCGTCTTGAAAagcaaagaaaagaagaagccgtCTCGAACTAGTTGAAATACAAATGTGTACATGCGTGATCATTCATCTGCAATGCATTTGCCCCTCATAATCCCCTCACCACCGACTAATCGTGATCTCCCATCTTATTACTTTGGTCCTTATGCCCCTCCCACTTGTCTTTTCCGTCCACAACGTCTGCAATCCTCTGCCCATAAAAGATGTGGCTTTGCACTCGTAGGGATTCAGGGACGCCAGCTTCGCCATCCCCTCGAGGGAATTCGAATAGTGGGGGGAAAGCCATAATCATGTTTCTCCCTTCATCCATGAATGGGGAACCACACGAAGCACATGATATTTTGCGAGGAAGCGGGGtcggtgatgaagaaagagggtGAAAATCAGAGGAGGCTGTCAAAAACCGAATATGATCGGGAGGCGTGTCAAGCCTTACCGAGCTCTTTGGAAAAATGGCAGCCTGCTGGTAAGGAGCTCCTGGATATGATTTAAACGCTGCTATGCTAGAAATCAAAGTACGGAAAAAACTGACCATGGAGCTTTTGACAGTTTCCGCAGTGGCATGCTTTGACTTGTAAGGGGTCACTATTGTATACAAAAGCCACTGCATTTACGTCAATTGGCGAACATTAGATATACATCTATAGGCTGGTCTACCTTTGCCGCAGAAACAGCTTTGTCTCCATTTGGTTTTCCAGCCATCTCGACTCTCCCCCCATCGAAATGGCTCGTCTCGAGCCCATTGCGACATTGTTGAAAGACCGCGTTACTTGATAGTATCCTAAGTGAATGAGGATATAGGTAGAGTATGAGCAAGTatggaagggaaagggaataTATAAGTAGGAAGGAGGAGtaatgaagaggacgatggCAGGCACGATCGATGAGAGGTGACATCGACAGGGTGTGCATGCGTGCGAGCGAGACCCGACGTCAGAGTACTGGAACagaaaagtggaggcaAGGGTCGGTCGGGCGTGATGGCTGCCGACGGAGTGTGGTGCTTCATGAACAACCACGTGGTTTACACGTGTCTCTCAT includes these proteins:
- a CDS encoding hypothetical protein (Match to EST gb|CF188769.1|CF188769), producing MFGLRIGTATLSASQAVRSANSMPTSRKLSTLISTFTPRSALVSSIERPSLASSKAVRQNQLRLLSSATITQTAVDSQLASPVDLPLEPLHEPLLQPASTFLDPLIHPLSEALLSIPHPLGYGTTLILLTVIVRTAFTLPVSLWQKKRAKKMQSVVAPEMKVINEQLAETVAKECRKKGVGYAEYLIELRRQLRKAQKAVHKKHNIHPWVTTWAPLVAHIPIFVTLSLTIRRALDLPGSPMASESFLWLDSLGQADGYGILPLVGMAVAFGNAEVVGRRVKDVRDALEGKVSNEKKAGLSATPQSRRIPKPESPKGDINARPSPLFARSPPANTGSTSHNNQTRGLSTSISLNAQRQARWKAPTNSLIKEKDDGFVEVGPNDKPPTFSLARQAEFRRSIFANILRFSAIGFAMIASQMPSGVVLYWFTSLCYSFIQNFFLTVLPQLRLEKQRKEEAVSN